A single region of the Ascaphus truei isolate aAscTru1 chromosome 6, aAscTru1.hap1, whole genome shotgun sequence genome encodes:
- the LUZP1 gene encoding leucine zipper protein 1, which translates to MEHSSRHLRFKVQSLGRRLDDLEEATRNLQKAEDEILDLQDKIIQAEGSNSSLLADVEALRKRVLKIEGKDEEVKKAEDLCRLLKEKLENEENVTRELRSEIEQLQKRMSELEKLEETFCKSKNDCTQLCLSLNEEKNLSKKLSTELEILRTRVKELEASESKLDKAEQFLEGELEKIKSLTLTFVNERKCSLEKEKQNEKLILELKQQLELKAKINTGDQSRNESNLLERSSDHVGLNNLRIEDDLPSRLSRKVGFNYMKQSENQPSSKSEYEKNKNQEDNKIKDLHQEIEKLKNQIKHFECIEEELKLCKENNRELQDTCFSEHSKSKQLADEVETLKSQAKPHQKVENGDVGEEINLHGRLNERTRYKGVSAEPTKYASRDASQLLRSERPRHRDPDSLYKRQLSNPSSRKTGKSAVLDTTIGSVRKLEDRSSAVASYLSSAKDFVAGQTDNKKSVLSRYPPAAQEQKAWKGSSAKKIEKPAQLFGEDYSAKVHQPVETSRKGEVSVSTKEKEVKANPSDANSEIKVNAAPQEDVELVGNCSSSSISNTQPNNAVSAAATAPDHPCTNILEDYSKTAVNSDESEVKETTSQDSRSSRYTHFSGSQDSITRSSIIEQTTKPAMPSKDEIDPLGQPDSDSKRLYTSRDKARFKSSTKPLIPEKPHIVEATDHTEGERRNITSGLQTKRHSSPRDKPRFRGDNRTSNFENDNYGIQREWVSEKSRKVSSDSLENMDLGSHVEIRTRSCSPREALQSTVVIKPVIVEKDMKEVMGGYRARSSSELSKSPLHTVSNKVMSSITIYPSEATPVRSSTEEPRERHTSTSNIRLSAKDQSSPTNMSLPFEISINKSDMSLKRTDANDDLDLEEKAKASNTSAAKKLEEEVTMSDNHTDVGPLSWKSHTAVDTNHTDDRPVTVRSWRRKGVLGSTEELDILTDKKDGSIDAKYIHTSFLDEKRPVRLRLREQYLRKTSTIVDNCSPPEFVSRRSQSSLSASEIISRRSLFSDPFLSSGFASWNRTTLEDFDTLDIRSSRRKQLGSDRLAKTDSAARKQSAKLGLDRQHPRSMAEEQH; encoded by the exons ATGGAGCACTCGAGTCGCCACTTGCGATTTAAGGTCCAGAGCCTCGGTCGCCGTCTGGATGATCTGGAGGAAGCGACGAGGAACCTTCAGAAGGCGGAGGACGAAATTCTGGATCTTCAAGACAAAATTATCCAGGCGGAAGGGAGCAACTCGAGCCTGCTTGCAGACGTTGAGGCTTTGAGAAAGAGAGTGCTGAAGATTGAAGGAAAGGACGAAGAAGTGAAGAAGGCGGAAGATCTGTGTAGGCTGCTGAAGGAAAAACTGGAAAACGAGGAGAATGTGACCAGAGAACTCCGATCGGAAATCGAGCAACTCCAGAAAAGGATGTCCGAGCTGGAGAAGTTAGAGGAGACTTTTTGCAAGAGCAAGAATGATTGCACTCAGCTGTGTCTCAGCTTAAATGAAGAAAAGAACTTGTCTAAAAAGTTATCTACTGAACTGGAAATACTTCGGACCAGAGTTAAAGAACTGGAAGCATCTGAAAGCAAACTGGATAAAGCGGAACAATTTTTAGAGGGTGAACTGGAAAAAATCAAGTCTTTGACCTTAACCTTTGTTAATGAAAGAAaatgttctctggaaaaggaAAAGCAGAATGAGAAATTGATTCTAGAGCTCAAGCAACAACTGGAATTAAAAGCGAAAATCAACACGGGAGACCAAAGTAGAAATGAATCCAACCTTTTGGAGCGATCGTCCGATCACGTGGGACTGAATAACCTGAGGATTGAAGATGACTTGCCTTCTAGACTGTCACGCAAAGTGGGGTTCAACTACATGAAGCAGTCGGAGAATCAACCAAGTAGCAAATCCGAATATGAGAAAAACAAGAATCAAGAGGACAACAAAATCAAAGATTTGCACCAAGAAATAGAGAAGCTGAAGAATCAGATTAAACATTTTGAGTGCATAGAAGAAGAGTTGAAACTATGTAAGGAGAATAACCGGGAGCTACAAGACACCTGCTTCAGTGAACATAGTAAAAGCAAGCAGCTGGCCGATGAGGTGGAGACATTAAAAAGCCAAGCGAAACCACATCAAAAAGTGGAAAATGGAGACGTTGGGGAAGAAATAAATTTACACGGTAGACTTAACGAGAGAACAAGATATAAAGGCGTATCGGCTGAGCCAACAAAATACGCCTCCCGGGATGCATCTCAACTGTTGAGGAGCGAACGGCCTCGTCACAGAGACCCTGATTCTCTGTATAAGAGACAATTGTCCAACCCCAGTAGCAGGAAAACTGGAAAATCTGCGGTGTTGGACACCACTATCGGCAGTGTACGGAAACTAGAAGACAGGTCGTCGGCGGTTGCTTCGTATTTATCAAGTGCAAAAGATTTTGTAGCTGGGCAGACTGACAATAAAAAGTCTGTCCTCAGCCGCTACCCGCCGGCCGCCCAAGAACAAAAGGCATGGAAAGGGTCCTCGGCGAAAAAAATCGAAAAGCCGGCACAGCTATTTGGGGAAGACTATTCTGCAAAGGTGCATCAACCTGTTGAAACCTCAAGAAAAGGAGAGGTCTCGGTTTCCACAAAAGAAAAAGAGGTTAAGGCGAATCCCTCTGATGCCAACTCGGAAATCAAAGTTAACGCTGCTCCTCAGGAAGATGTGGAGTTGGTAGGAAACTGCTCGTCCTCTTCGATATCTAACACGCAGCCAAACAATGCTGTGTCAGCGGCGGCCACTGCTCCGGATCATCCTTGCACAAACATTTTGGAAGACTACTCCAAAACTGCTGTAAACTCAGATGAAAGTGAAGTAAAGGAGACCACCTCCCAGGACAGCCGGTCTTCCAGATACACTCATTTTTCAGGTAGCCAAGATAGCATCACAAGATCTTCCATTATTGAGCAAACCACAAAACCGGCCATGCCAAGTAAAGATGAAATAGATCCACTCGGCCAACCAGATTCAGATTCAAAAAGACTTTACACTAGTAGAGACAAAGCGAGATTTAAGTCCTCCACCAAACCGCTCATTCCTGAAAAACCGCACATTGTAGAAGCAACGGACCAtacagaaggggagagaaggaataTTACTTCAGGACTTCAGACTAAAAGACATTCCAGTCCTAGAGATAAACCAAGATTCCGAGGTGATAATAGAACATCTAATTTTGAAAACGACAATTATGGGATTCAACGAGAGTGGGTATCTGAGAAATCCAGAAAAGTGTCATCCGATAGTCTAGAAAACATGGATCTTGGTTCTCACGTTGAAATAAGGACGAGATCGTGTAGTCCAAGGGAAGCTTTGCAATCCACGGTCGTCATTAAGCCGGTCATCGTTGAAAAAGATATGAAAGAAGTTATGGGTGGTTACAGAGCAAGATCCAGCTCAGAATTAAGCAAATCTCCGTTACACACAGTGTCAAACAAAGTGATGAGCAGTATAACAATATATCCATCCGAAGCAACACCTGTGCGATCTAGTACAGAGGAACCAAGAGAAAGACATACGTCAACCAGTAACATTAGACTATCTGCCAAGGATCAATCCTCGCCGACCAACATGAGCCTTCCATTTGAAATATCGATAAACAAAAGTGATATGTCGTTGAAGCGAACCGATGCAAACGATGACTTAGATCTTGAAGAGAAGGCCAAGGCTTCCAACACTAGCGCTGCCAAAAAGCTGGAGGAGGAGGTGACGATGAGTGACAACCATACGGATGTGGGACCTCTGAGCTGGAAAAGTCACACTGCTGTAGACACTAATCATACAGACGATAGACCGGTCACGGTGAGAAGTTGGAGGAGGAAGGGTGTGTTGGGTTCCACTGAGGAATTAGATATTCTAACTGACAAAAAAGATGGTTCTATCGATGCcaagtatatacacacatcattTTTGGATGAGAAGAGGCCGGTGAGATTACGTTTGCGTGAACAGTATTTAAGAAAGACGAGTACTATAGTAGACAATTGTAGTCCGCCTGAATTTGTTTCCAGAAGAAGTCAAAGCAGCTTAAGTGCGTCGGAGATTATATCACGGAGAAGCCTTTTCAGTGACCCCTTTCTCTCTTCGGGATTTGCGTCCTGGAATCGCACGACCTTGGAG gaTTTCGATACCTTGGATATTCGCAGCTCCAGACGGAAGCAGCTTGGGTCTGACAGACTCGCTAAAACAGACTCGGCAGCGAGGAAGCAGTCAGCTAAGCTGGGACTCGATCGGCAGCACCCAAGAAGCATGGCGGAGGAGCAGCATTAA